The following proteins come from a genomic window of Archangium lipolyticum:
- a CDS encoding LURP-one-related/scramblase family protein → MSTAIQQRPRSDLAPGRFGQSRYMIRRKFFKLFGGAFHIYDEAGNVLFYSKMKAFKLKEDLRVFTGEDMQEEVFSIKARNILDISATYDVTDSSTGQKLGALRRKGLKSILRDEWLILDVNDQEVGMIQEDSMLLALVRRFLSNLVPQTFQATVGGTPVFTFRQRFNPFIQKIDLDYSMDTGGKLERRLGIAAAVLLCAIEGRQQG, encoded by the coding sequence ATGTCGACCGCAATCCAGCAGCGCCCGCGCAGTGACCTGGCCCCTGGCCGCTTCGGCCAGAGCCGCTACATGATCCGCAGGAAGTTCTTCAAGCTCTTCGGCGGCGCCTTCCACATCTACGACGAAGCGGGCAACGTGCTCTTCTACTCGAAGATGAAGGCCTTCAAGCTGAAGGAGGACCTGCGCGTCTTCACCGGCGAGGACATGCAGGAGGAGGTCTTCAGCATCAAGGCCCGCAACATCCTCGACATCAGCGCCACCTACGACGTCACCGACTCGTCCACGGGCCAGAAGCTGGGCGCGCTGCGCCGCAAGGGCCTCAAGTCCATCCTGCGCGACGAGTGGCTCATCCTCGACGTGAACGATCAGGAGGTGGGGATGATCCAGGAGGACAGCATGCTGCTGGCGCTGGTGCGGCGCTTCCTGTCCAACCTGGTGCCGCAGACCTTCCAGGCCACGGTGGGGGGCACGCCGGTCTTCACCTTCCGCCAGCGCTTCAACCCCTTCATCCAGAAGATCGACCTGGACTACTCCATGGATACGGGCGGGAAGCTGGAGCGCCGCCTGGGCATCGCGGCGGCGGTGCTCCTGTGCGCCATCGAGGGCCGTCAGCAGGGCTGA
- a CDS encoding aminotransferase class I/II-fold pyridoxal phosphate-dependent enzyme — protein MRIPDFKLERFFSQWEFKAPYLLCSSDIEGWRMSELLALADEDGRERWERLTLGYTETLGLPVLREEISRLYQGVSAEQVLTFAGAEEAIFVLMNVLLGPGDHAVVTWPGYQSLHEVARAAGAEVSPLRLREEDGWRLDLEAVKRELRPHTKLLVVNFPHNPTGALPDAATWKALLELTEERGVYVLADDVYRMLEYDAGDRLPAAVELSGRALSVGAMSKSFALAGLRVGWLVGRDTALLERCAAYKDYTSICNSAPSEVLSLIALRAKERVLARSRDILTRNLALLDDFFARRADTFRWVRPRAGSVAFVKLLRDMPVGEFCLRLVEKEGVLLLPADVYDFPGNHFRLGLGRTNMPEALARLDRFCDTLWR, from the coding sequence ATGCGCATCCCGGACTTCAAGCTCGAGCGGTTCTTCTCCCAGTGGGAGTTCAAGGCCCCCTACCTGCTGTGCAGCTCGGACATCGAGGGCTGGCGGATGAGCGAGCTGCTCGCGCTGGCGGACGAGGACGGGCGCGAGCGCTGGGAGCGGCTGACGCTGGGCTACACGGAGACGCTGGGCCTGCCGGTGCTGCGCGAGGAGATCTCCCGGTTGTACCAGGGCGTGTCGGCGGAGCAGGTGCTGACCTTCGCGGGAGCGGAGGAGGCCATCTTCGTGCTGATGAACGTGCTGCTGGGGCCGGGGGACCACGCGGTGGTGACGTGGCCGGGGTACCAGTCGCTGCACGAGGTGGCGAGGGCGGCGGGGGCGGAGGTGTCGCCGCTGCGGCTGCGCGAGGAGGACGGCTGGCGGTTGGACCTGGAGGCGGTGAAGCGCGAGCTGCGGCCACACACGAAGCTGCTGGTGGTGAACTTCCCGCACAACCCGACGGGGGCGCTGCCGGACGCGGCCACGTGGAAGGCGCTGCTCGAGCTGACGGAGGAGCGCGGGGTGTACGTGCTGGCGGACGACGTGTATCGGATGCTCGAGTACGACGCCGGGGACCGGCTGCCCGCGGCGGTGGAGCTGTCGGGCCGGGCGCTGAGCGTGGGGGCGATGTCGAAGTCGTTCGCGCTGGCGGGGCTGCGGGTGGGGTGGCTGGTGGGGCGGGACACGGCGCTGCTGGAGCGGTGCGCGGCGTACAAGGACTACACGAGCATCTGCAACTCGGCGCCGAGCGAGGTGTTGTCCTTGATTGCCCTGAGGGCGAAGGAGCGGGTGCTGGCGCGCAGCCGCGACATCCTCACGCGCAACCTGGCGCTGCTGGATGACTTCTTCGCCCGGCGGGCGGACACGTTCCGCTGGGTGCGCCCGAGGGCGGGGAGCGTGGCCTTCGTGAAGCTGTTGCGCGACATGCCGGTGGGCGAGTTCTGCCTGCGGCTGGTGGAGAAGGAAGGCGTGCTGCTGCTGCCCGCGGACGTGTATGACTTCCCGGGCAACCACTTCCGGTTGGGGCTGGGCCGCACGAACATGCCCGAGGCCCTCGCGAGGCTGGACCGCTTCTGCGACACGCTGTGGCGCTGA
- a CDS encoding Na+/H+ antiporter: protein MHFELGFVLLFSIATAVAIAARYFKFPYTVALVVAGLTLGVVHAFEPPHLTKDLLFAILLPGLIFEAAFHVEFRKFWKNKLAIHALAIPGVVAAVGVTALILSPVVGGLDSVRDFGFIHALVFASVIVSTDPIAVVGLFKALGAPKRLAILVEGESLLNDGTAVVLFTLIVAVAGGAHFTVGGATMDFIRVAGVGALIGGGIGFAISQVIQRVDDAMVEITLTVIAAYGSFVVAEHFHYSGVIATVVAGMLCGNWAASTSMSPSTRVAVESFWEYLAFALNSVVFLLIGLEVQLGSLLASWRPILLAYVAVVAGRAVVVYGVSALLRFTPERMPWSWSAVLTWSGLRGAISMVLVLGLPEGFAHRELLVNMTFGVVVLSIIVQGLTMAPLLRRLGVSGLKDVYQEKYELARGRVGAIHAALTALEALRRTRDIPADVVEQLERDYQQKAAAAEQELSALKQQTNRFHEEEHQEGVRRMLIVEKDALLKAYQRGVIGKEAFEHLVAELDERLAKVKDPEGHVPLEQSSPSLPDAA, encoded by the coding sequence ATGCACTTCGAGCTGGGCTTCGTGCTGCTCTTCTCCATCGCGACAGCGGTGGCGATCGCGGCGCGCTACTTCAAGTTTCCCTACACGGTGGCGCTGGTGGTCGCGGGGCTCACGCTCGGGGTGGTGCATGCCTTCGAGCCGCCCCATCTCACCAAGGACCTGCTCTTCGCCATCCTGCTGCCGGGGCTCATCTTCGAGGCGGCCTTCCACGTCGAGTTCCGCAAGTTCTGGAAGAACAAGCTGGCCATCCATGCCCTGGCCATTCCCGGGGTGGTGGCGGCCGTGGGAGTCACCGCGCTCATCCTCTCGCCGGTGGTGGGGGGATTGGACTCCGTGCGTGACTTCGGCTTCATCCACGCGCTGGTGTTCGCCTCGGTCATCGTGTCCACGGACCCCATCGCGGTGGTGGGGCTCTTCAAGGCGCTGGGAGCGCCCAAGCGGCTGGCCATCCTCGTGGAGGGCGAAAGCCTGCTCAATGATGGAACGGCCGTCGTGCTCTTCACGCTCATCGTGGCGGTGGCCGGCGGAGCGCACTTCACGGTGGGAGGAGCGACGATGGACTTCATCCGGGTGGCGGGCGTGGGCGCGCTCATCGGCGGGGGAATCGGCTTCGCCATCTCTCAAGTCATCCAGCGCGTGGATGACGCGATGGTGGAGATCACCCTCACGGTGATCGCGGCCTACGGCTCGTTCGTGGTGGCCGAGCACTTCCACTACTCGGGAGTGATCGCCACGGTGGTGGCGGGCATGCTGTGCGGCAACTGGGCGGCGAGCACGAGCATGAGCCCCAGCACGCGCGTGGCGGTGGAGAGCTTCTGGGAGTACCTGGCCTTCGCGCTCAACTCGGTGGTGTTCCTGCTCATCGGCCTGGAGGTGCAACTGGGCTCGCTGCTGGCGTCCTGGCGGCCCATCCTCCTGGCCTACGTGGCGGTGGTGGCCGGACGCGCGGTGGTGGTGTACGGCGTGTCGGCCCTGCTGCGCTTCACGCCGGAGCGGATGCCCTGGAGCTGGAGCGCGGTGCTCACCTGGAGCGGACTGCGCGGCGCCATCTCCATGGTGCTGGTGCTGGGTCTTCCCGAGGGGTTCGCGCACCGCGAGCTGCTGGTGAACATGACGTTCGGGGTGGTGGTGCTCTCCATCATCGTCCAGGGGCTCACCATGGCGCCGCTGCTGCGGCGGCTGGGCGTCAGCGGCCTCAAGGACGTGTACCAGGAGAAGTACGAGCTGGCGCGAGGGCGGGTGGGGGCGATCCACGCCGCGCTGACGGCGTTGGAGGCGCTGCGCCGCACGCGCGACATCCCGGCGGACGTCGTGGAGCAACTGGAGCGGGACTACCAGCAGAAGGCGGCGGCGGCCGAGCAGGAGCTGTCCGCGCTCAAGCAGCAGACGAATCGCTTCCACGAGGAGGAGCACCAGGAGGGGGTGCGGCGCATGCTCATCGTGGAGAAGGACGCGCTCCTCAAGGCCTACCAGCGGGGCGTCATCGGCAAGGAGGCCTTCGAGCATCTGGTGGCGGAGCTCGACGAGCGGCTCGCGAAGGTGAAGGACCCCGAGGGCCACGTGCCCCTGGAGCAGTCATCGCCCTCGCTGCCCGACGCGGCGTGA
- a CDS encoding LysR substrate-binding domain-containing protein, whose protein sequence is MELRHLRYFVAVAEELHFARAASRLRIVQPALSMQIKALEEELGTRLLERTRRHVALTEAGRLFLEEARRTLEQAERAARVAERAGRGELGRLEIGYSVNVAYSGVLARMLKAFRQRAPDVELLLQELHPFDQLEALVDGRIQVGLLTAPVLPVPTELVTVRVATWPLMVAIPADHPLSARARVPADQLVEESFIDFSGSKEEQGLSVLQRIWGFTPRIRHRSTNIMTVISLVAAGLGVALVPESIVSLNLGGNVVYRPLTGVTESMELSVAYRRHERAPAVRIFLEAVRSLPG, encoded by the coding sequence ATGGAGCTGCGCCATCTCCGGTACTTCGTCGCCGTGGCCGAGGAGCTGCACTTCGCCCGTGCGGCCAGCCGGCTGCGGATCGTGCAGCCCGCGTTGAGCATGCAGATCAAGGCGCTGGAGGAGGAGCTGGGGACACGGCTGTTGGAACGGACGCGGCGCCATGTGGCGCTCACGGAGGCGGGCAGGCTCTTCCTGGAGGAGGCACGCCGGACGCTGGAGCAGGCGGAGCGCGCGGCGCGGGTCGCGGAACGTGCGGGCCGGGGAGAGCTGGGACGCCTGGAGATCGGGTACTCGGTCAACGTCGCCTACTCGGGCGTGCTGGCCAGGATGCTCAAGGCCTTCCGGCAACGTGCGCCGGATGTCGAGCTGCTGCTCCAGGAGTTGCACCCGTTCGACCAGCTCGAGGCCCTGGTGGATGGACGCATCCAGGTCGGCCTGCTCACGGCGCCGGTCCTGCCCGTTCCTACGGAGCTGGTGACGGTGCGGGTAGCGACCTGGCCCTTGATGGTGGCGATTCCCGCCGACCACCCGCTGTCCGCACGTGCACGCGTTCCGGCCGACCAGCTGGTGGAGGAATCATTCATCGACTTCAGCGGGTCGAAGGAAGAGCAGGGGCTCTCCGTCCTGCAGCGCATCTGGGGCTTCACCCCGCGGATCCGCCATCGCAGCACCAACATCATGACGGTCATCAGCCTGGTGGCCGCGGGCCTCGGCGTGGCCCTGGTGCCCGAGTCCATCGTGTCGCTCAACCTCGGGGGCAACGTCGTCTACCGTCCGCTCACGGGCGTGACCGAGTCGATGGAGCTGTCCGTGGCATACCGCCGTCACGAGAGGGCTCCGGCCGTGCGGATCTTCCTGGAGGCTGTCCGGAGCCTGCCGGGATGA
- a CDS encoding Hint domain-containing protein, whose protein sequence is MQTRTQSKWKQVARLVPLSGVMLMTAGWSNTLYAPAGDPEQSERLVRKFDEATRQPDVYQIDLDLSDEQDWAFLRSRLKSAGKTTENSPELFKRLDYMRERALTRGKDVASLGTTDSWCNHFLRYTQPPVTANGYTTFYPVVEVACKDGADYVYADLVNYDVNDAETDTRQLTSASGEEYGGGLNFNSVTAPATVATGKGRGLRMESLLMAVGATLDQTSYIVERAAAVDSQPSLSLSHPRKVLVGAARAEIIACQLRGGADCDYAVAGYSSGRLVPYPAAPSGVAASLPTSPGVLNTADYWAFSAPYNYQNLYVPIRGTLSGGASGGFKCVITSIDRARIQLIAGVTGRTCLNETQFLGSIPTGGLTSNINVLTNMNRLFNTAGAGTSPASCAAETIVNELTRYSLLISGTVSCNSVTKRFFIPYPTPATGGATNIYFWNSCMAEGTSVKLADGRVVPVEQVKQGDKVVADAKGSVLTVTDVARGNEIKPLYRLRDDAGHDVTLTEMHPVIKSTGEVVATKNLKVKDQVKTDKGVATLTSITQVAADKQRVYNLRLGTDQELLAVGKNGRTLFAGGFLVGDLSMQDELQMPKQEQPVAVLERLPKAWHKDYQNRVNASKAQ, encoded by the coding sequence ATGCAGACCAGGACTCAGTCCAAGTGGAAGCAGGTGGCTCGGCTCGTTCCGCTTTCGGGCGTGATGCTGATGACGGCTGGCTGGAGCAACACGCTGTACGCGCCGGCCGGAGATCCCGAGCAGTCGGAGCGGCTGGTGCGGAAGTTCGATGAGGCCACCCGGCAGCCGGATGTCTATCAAATCGATCTGGACCTGTCGGATGAGCAGGACTGGGCCTTCCTGCGGAGCCGGCTGAAGTCGGCTGGAAAGACCACGGAGAACTCCCCGGAGCTCTTCAAGCGCCTGGATTACATGCGCGAGCGGGCCCTGACGCGAGGCAAGGACGTGGCGAGCCTCGGCACGACCGACTCCTGGTGCAATCACTTCCTCCGGTACACCCAGCCCCCGGTGACGGCCAATGGCTACACCACCTTCTACCCGGTGGTGGAGGTGGCGTGTAAGGACGGCGCCGACTACGTCTACGCCGACCTCGTCAACTACGACGTGAATGACGCGGAGACCGACACCCGGCAGCTCACGTCGGCCTCGGGTGAGGAGTACGGCGGCGGCCTGAACTTCAACTCCGTCACCGCGCCGGCCACGGTGGCCACCGGCAAGGGCCGTGGGCTGCGCATGGAGTCGCTGTTGATGGCCGTGGGCGCCACGCTGGATCAGACCTCCTACATCGTGGAGCGCGCGGCGGCCGTCGACTCCCAGCCCTCGCTGAGCCTGAGCCACCCGCGCAAGGTGCTCGTCGGCGCGGCCCGGGCGGAGATCATCGCGTGCCAGCTGCGCGGCGGCGCGGATTGTGACTACGCGGTGGCGGGTTACTCGTCCGGCAGGCTGGTGCCCTACCCGGCCGCTCCCTCGGGCGTGGCGGCCTCGCTGCCCACCTCTCCGGGTGTCCTGAACACCGCAGACTACTGGGCCTTCAGCGCGCCCTACAACTACCAGAACCTCTACGTGCCCATCCGGGGCACCCTGAGCGGTGGTGCCAGCGGCGGCTTCAAGTGCGTCATCACCAGCATCGACCGCGCGCGCATCCAGCTCATCGCCGGCGTGACGGGCCGCACCTGCCTCAACGAGACGCAGTTCCTCGGCTCCATCCCCACGGGTGGCCTGACGAGCAACATCAACGTGCTGACGAACATGAACCGGCTGTTCAACACCGCGGGCGCCGGCACCAGCCCGGCGAGCTGCGCCGCGGAGACGATCGTCAACGAGCTGACCCGCTACAGCCTGCTCATCTCCGGTACGGTGAGCTGCAACTCGGTCACCAAGCGGTTCTTCATCCCCTACCCGACCCCGGCCACGGGCGGCGCCACGAACATCTACTTCTGGAACAGCTGCATGGCCGAGGGCACGAGCGTGAAGCTGGCCGACGGCCGCGTGGTGCCGGTGGAGCAGGTGAAGCAGGGTGACAAGGTGGTGGCGGATGCGAAGGGCTCGGTGCTGACGGTCACGGACGTGGCGCGCGGCAATGAGATCAAGCCGCTCTACCGCCTGCGCGACGACGCCGGCCACGACGTGACGCTCACCGAGATGCACCCGGTCATCAAGTCCACGGGCGAGGTGGTGGCCACCAAGAACCTGAAGGTGAAGGACCAGGTGAAGACGGACAAGGGCGTGGCCACGCTGACGTCCATCACCCAGGTCGCCGCGGACAAGCAGCGGGTGTACAACCTGCGGCTGGGCACGGATCAGGAGCTGCTCGCGGTGGGCAAGAACGGCCGCACGCTGTTCGCCGGTGGCTTCCTGGTGGGTGACCTGAGCATGCAGGACGAGCTGCAGATGCCCAAGCAGGAGCAGCCGGTCGCCGTGCTGGAGCGTCTGCCCAAGGCCTGGCACAAGGACTACCAGAACCGCGTCAACGCCTCCAAGGCCCAGTAG
- a CDS encoding nuclear transport factor 2 family protein translates to MHTVALLCLALLTAAPDAGTPAAAGTRTDPTSEVNTVLDDWHKAAAQADEARYFSHFTPEAVYLGTDGSERWTRDEFRAWARPYFARGKTWNFTAVSRHVSFSKDGTVAWFDEALSTTNMGPARGSGVLVKDGSTWKLAQYNLSIPIPNDLLEDFKKRIEAHEKKRTPPKGK, encoded by the coding sequence ATGCACACCGTCGCCCTGCTCTGCCTCGCCTTGCTCACCGCCGCTCCCGATGCCGGAACACCGGCTGCTGCGGGGACTCGCACCGATCCCACGTCCGAGGTGAACACAGTCCTGGATGACTGGCACAAGGCCGCCGCCCAGGCGGACGAGGCGCGCTACTTCAGCCACTTCACGCCGGAGGCGGTCTACCTGGGCACGGATGGCAGCGAGCGCTGGACGCGGGACGAGTTCCGCGCGTGGGCCAGGCCCTACTTCGCGCGAGGCAAGACCTGGAACTTCACGGCGGTGTCGCGACACGTGAGCTTCTCGAAGGATGGCACGGTGGCGTGGTTCGACGAGGCGCTCTCGACGACGAACATGGGGCCGGCGAGAGGCTCGGGAGTGCTGGTGAAGGACGGGAGCACGTGGAAGCTCGCACAGTACAACCTCTCGATTCCCATCCCGAACGATCTGCTGGAGGACTTCAAGAAGCGCATCGAGGCCCACGAGAAGAAGCGCACCCCGCCCAAGGGCAAATAG
- a CDS encoding DUF3396 domain-containing protein, translated as MNSYFPRIRHRGRRHGYVKLWSGETPRFPRELLARDVIRIAFYLPHDHPEIAAGVSHAVESYMRAVGQGPRTINHSFTNDDEGDTLTEERWRSIRRLLLPERPFRFIEELSEATVYRLEKRGYATLLILDGGFSSSNGYELYYRARLPRRIPAPNSVSLLTATLPTEYLVRHGPSRVRELALEMASQLRFATGHAGLALHLYWSLRASDSALRAQLLRYPGLDLRPAWLYAHWMGSRVDGIHWLNFLAQPVLGQLGGAAALRARLRSPETTVHALDEERVVVSLGEGPEAGDLSAGQTLPAYRELARVLEPWLEPLPPEDTGPEEPPLYSRLNLNEDEARRWWRRFLD; from the coding sequence ATGAACTCGTACTTCCCCCGCATCCGCCATCGCGGGCGCCGACATGGTTACGTCAAGCTCTGGAGCGGCGAAACACCCCGCTTTCCGCGGGAACTGCTCGCGCGAGATGTCATTCGCATCGCCTTCTACCTGCCGCATGACCACCCGGAGATCGCCGCCGGGGTGAGCCACGCGGTCGAGAGCTACATGCGTGCGGTTGGGCAGGGCCCCAGAACAATCAACCATTCTTTCACCAATGACGACGAGGGAGACACACTGACCGAGGAGCGCTGGCGCTCCATTCGCCGCCTCCTCCTGCCCGAGCGACCGTTCCGCTTCATCGAAGAGCTCAGTGAAGCCACTGTCTACCGACTGGAGAAGAGGGGGTACGCCACTCTATTGATCCTCGACGGAGGCTTTTCCAGCAGCAATGGCTACGAGCTCTACTACCGGGCCCGCCTTCCCCGGCGCATTCCCGCCCCGAACTCCGTGAGTCTCCTCACCGCGACACTCCCCACCGAGTACCTGGTGCGGCACGGACCCTCGAGGGTGCGCGAGCTCGCCCTGGAGATGGCTTCCCAGCTTCGTTTCGCCACCGGTCACGCGGGCCTCGCTCTCCACCTCTACTGGTCCCTGCGTGCCTCCGACTCGGCCTTACGTGCCCAGCTCTTGCGCTATCCGGGTCTCGACCTGCGCCCCGCCTGGCTCTATGCGCACTGGATGGGCAGTCGGGTCGATGGCATCCACTGGCTCAACTTCCTCGCGCAGCCCGTGCTTGGTCAGCTCGGCGGAGCCGCTGCCCTTCGCGCTCGCCTCCGCTCCCCGGAAACGACCGTGCACGCGCTCGACGAGGAGCGTGTCGTCGTCTCGCTCGGAGAGGGGCCCGAGGCGGGAGACCTGTCCGCCGGGCAGACCCTTCCCGCGTACCGCGAGCTGGCACGGGTGCTGGAGCCCTGGCTCGAGCCCCTGCCGCCGGAGGACACCGGTCCGGAAGAGCCCCCACTCTACTCGCGCCTCAACCTCAACGAGGACGAGGCGCGGCGCTGGTGGAGACGCTTCCTCGACTGA
- a CDS encoding quercetin 2,3-dioxygenase has product MRHTWAALLMFVLGSGQAAQALDTPKADTGIDIQKVVPEGKLPGKGVPYFIRNGEGERYLVGGLVAGLIARGVDTQELFEAAILTGGRDANLPPHTHARTHEAILVLDGEVELWLGQGHYLLIRGDFASIPEGTPHALKMRSHRTRLISWSTGKEMGPLYKALGQPYEGYVQPPEVNPEISKELLEKAEASADVRFERKAPSRSTPQRVTNGTVPDKKVPYVLASGEGQRLVAGSELFSLVGDQRNSDGRFIVVVSEGPAGDMIPLHFHEKHTETFFCLDGSITMRVNDATVTLAPGDFVHAPARTIHAYQLNSHYTRMVGFLTPGLFESFFRTLGDPYPAYVYPQTPPPFRFDRVLSKLNELDLKLVQPPASKK; this is encoded by the coding sequence ATGAGACACACATGGGCCGCTCTCTTGATGTTCGTCCTCGGCTCGGGCCAGGCCGCCCAGGCCCTGGACACCCCCAAGGCAGACACGGGCATCGACATCCAGAAGGTCGTGCCGGAGGGCAAGCTGCCAGGCAAAGGGGTGCCCTATTTCATCCGCAACGGTGAGGGCGAGCGCTACCTCGTGGGCGGGCTGGTCGCGGGTCTGATCGCCAGAGGCGTGGACACCCAGGAGCTCTTCGAGGCCGCCATCCTGACAGGCGGACGGGACGCGAACCTCCCTCCGCACACCCACGCGCGGACACACGAGGCCATCCTGGTCCTCGACGGAGAGGTCGAGCTCTGGCTCGGGCAGGGGCACTACCTCCTCATCCGCGGCGATTTCGCGAGCATTCCGGAGGGGACACCCCATGCCCTCAAGATGCGGAGCCACCGCACCCGGCTCATCTCCTGGTCCACCGGGAAGGAGATGGGTCCGCTCTACAAGGCGCTCGGCCAGCCCTATGAGGGCTATGTGCAGCCCCCGGAGGTCAACCCCGAGATTTCAAAGGAGCTGCTCGAGAAGGCGGAAGCCAGTGCCGACGTCCGTTTCGAGCGCAAGGCGCCGAGCAGGAGCACTCCCCAGCGCGTGACCAATGGCACGGTCCCCGACAAGAAGGTCCCCTACGTCCTCGCCTCGGGTGAAGGCCAGCGACTGGTCGCGGGCAGCGAGCTCTTCTCCCTCGTCGGCGATCAGCGCAACAGCGATGGCAGGTTCATCGTCGTCGTGAGCGAGGGCCCGGCCGGAGACATGATTCCCCTGCACTTCCATGAGAAGCACACGGAGACCTTCTTCTGTCTGGATGGTTCCATCACGATGCGCGTCAACGACGCGACGGTGACGCTGGCTCCGGGCGATTTCGTCCACGCCCCCGCTCGCACCATCCACGCCTATCAGCTCAACAGCCACTACACGCGCATGGTCGGCTTCCTGACCCCGGGCCTCTTCGAGTCGTTCTTCCGCACCCTGGGTGACCCCTACCCCGCGTACGTGTACCCGCAGACGCCTCCTCCCTTCCGGTTCGACCGCGTCCTCTCGAAGTTGAACGAGCTCGACCTGAAGCTCGTCCAGCCGCCGGCTTCCAAGAAGTAG
- a CDS encoding NYN domain-containing protein, with protein sequence MDDKTDHRIALFLDFENLVTNTGFSAANFDLQPAMDRLLERGKVVFRRAYCDWSRFKEAKGNLHEFGVELIDVPPSTRSGKNGADMRLVIDALELCYAREHIDTFAIASGDSDFCPLAYKLRENGRQLIGLAVKEATSPLFVKACDEFIYLRPRTRAEKEKEKEKRAHEHEEGGRGRKQGKGHGAGERQAKEQAHGGKGKAEASKAEVPDIVLEVVQRLLSRATGPVNPSLIKETIVRKEPDFDERDHGFSTFAKLLAAMEQDGLLKRVQQGRQWYVVGPDAAPPEPQGRGRNRGAAPAEEEEEEEVYPDPVDDF encoded by the coding sequence TTGGACGATAAGACCGACCACCGCATCGCGCTGTTCCTGGACTTCGAGAACCTGGTGACGAACACCGGCTTCTCCGCCGCCAACTTCGACCTGCAGCCCGCCATGGACCGGCTGCTGGAGCGGGGCAAGGTGGTGTTCCGCCGCGCCTACTGCGACTGGTCCCGCTTCAAGGAAGCCAAGGGCAACCTGCACGAGTTCGGCGTCGAGCTCATCGACGTGCCGCCCTCGACGCGCTCGGGGAAGAACGGCGCGGACATGCGCCTGGTCATCGACGCGCTGGAGCTGTGCTACGCGCGCGAGCACATCGACACCTTCGCCATCGCCTCGGGAGACAGCGACTTCTGCCCGCTGGCGTACAAGCTGCGAGAGAACGGCCGTCAGCTCATCGGGCTCGCGGTGAAGGAGGCGACCAGCCCCCTCTTCGTGAAGGCCTGCGACGAGTTCATCTACCTGCGGCCCCGCACCCGTGCGGAGAAGGAAAAGGAGAAGGAGAAGCGCGCCCACGAGCACGAAGAGGGCGGGCGAGGCCGCAAGCAGGGCAAGGGGCACGGAGCCGGTGAGCGCCAGGCGAAGGAGCAGGCGCACGGTGGCAAGGGCAAGGCCGAGGCTTCGAAGGCCGAGGTGCCGGACATCGTGCTGGAGGTGGTGCAGCGTCTGTTGTCGCGAGCCACCGGGCCGGTCAATCCGTCGCTCATCAAGGAGACCATCGTCCGCAAGGAGCCGGACTTCGACGAGCGCGACCACGGCTTCTCCACCTTCGCGAAGCTGCTGGCGGCCATGGAGCAGGACGGGCTGCTCAAGCGCGTGCAGCAGGGCCGGCAGTGGTACGTGGTGGGCCCGGACGCGGCTCCGCCCGAGCCCCAGGGCAGGGGCCGGAACCGGGGCGCGGCTCCCGCGGAGGAGGAAGAGGAAGAGGAGGTCTACCCGGATCCCGTCGACGACTTCTGA
- a CDS encoding imm11 family protein, whose translation MDSESSVTPRFFVLEKGVLGSRYDVEVDELEPVNRGEAARCPRCNGAIGMRPWLPPHRAGLVLHGEELGDFIKVSGHDVLVSERFAQAFRAEGLTGLQGFHPVEVVRVHRKRRGPKPTLIPHYLAVTACFGRAAVDLAHSHIHYDEPPTCEECRYLHKEAIHGFTLEPGTWRGEDIFRPRGLYGSLVVSERFEHFVSRHGLTNMRLTPTEQYVWDPLAPQEKE comes from the coding sequence ATGGATTCTGAGTCATCGGTCACCCCGCGCTTCTTCGTCCTGGAGAAGGGCGTCCTCGGGTCCCGCTACGATGTCGAGGTGGACGAGCTCGAGCCCGTCAACCGAGGAGAGGCCGCTCGCTGCCCACGGTGCAATGGCGCCATCGGGATGAGGCCGTGGCTTCCGCCCCACCGTGCCGGGTTGGTTCTGCACGGCGAGGAGCTCGGAGATTTCATCAAGGTCAGCGGGCATGACGTCCTCGTCTCCGAACGGTTCGCCCAGGCATTCCGAGCCGAGGGGCTGACAGGACTCCAGGGCTTCCACCCGGTGGAGGTGGTGCGGGTGCACCGCAAGCGGCGCGGCCCCAAGCCCACCCTCATTCCCCATTACCTGGCCGTCACGGCCTGCTTCGGCCGCGCAGCGGTGGACCTGGCGCACAGCCACATCCACTACGACGAGCCCCCCACATGCGAGGAGTGCCGCTACCTGCACAAGGAGGCCATCCATGGCTTCACCCTGGAGCCCGGCACCTGGCGGGGAGAGGACATCTTCCGTCCCCGGGGCCTGTACGGGTCCCTCGTGGTCTCCGAGCGCTTCGAGCACTTCGTTTCGCGGCACGGGCTCACCAACATGCGACTGACGCCCACCGAGCAGTACGTCTGGGATCCGCTAGCACCCCAGGAGAAGGAGTAG